AGGCTAATTGGTTGCAAGTAGGACTCCAAGCCAATTTATCGACCCATTTCGGTGCATTATCTAAGATATAAATTCCCCCTAACCCCCCTTCCAAAAAGGTAGAAGCCATAGACCAGACTCTAACCTTGCCATCCTGTCCCCCAGCAGCTAGAAACTTGCCATTAGAGGAAAAAGCCAGACAGTCTATCGATGTTGACCTCACAGGTAATAAACTAACCAGGCTGCCATCTTGCCATAAAACCACTTCCCCCGCAGCCGAACTAGCAGCTAATACATCGCCAGACCAAGCTACTGCTGTAACGTATTCTGAGAGACTACCCTGCCAATGTTGTTGAAATATGACTTTAGTCTTCGCACCTACACCAAACATTGCTTAAAGTCCTCTCTCAGTTCTGCCTCATCCAAATTGCGACCGATAAACACTAATTCATTCTTACGGGTTTCTCCTTCCTTCCAAGGGCGATCTGCTTTACCATCAAGCAACATATGTACTCCCTGGAAGACAAACCGTTCATCTTCCCCCGCAATATTTAAGATGCCTTTCATGCGGAAGATATCTACCCCTTTAGTTTGTAGTGCGATTCGTTCGGTCGAAACCTAGTAACTAGGGGGATGACTGGCTTCTATTGAGTAACCCAACCTGGGTAAAGTTCGCACTTTTAATCCTCAATAGACGATAACTTAGTTTCCGATATGGGTGAAAATCCCATCGCCCTAATGCGGGGTTGAAAAGCATACAGCGTCCTCACTCATAAGAGTGGTGTGAAGTTTCCCCAACATCTGAATTGATAACTCAGATGTTGAAGCGGGAGTAAAGCGGCGGTACATGGCAACATGAACTGGTGATAATTGCTGAAAACGCCAACCCGTAGCAAAGAGTTCTATACTCGACCCTGGACTGAGGTTTATTCCAAGGAATAGGACATCGTGGAGGAGAACAAACAAAGTATTGAAACCATCTTTAAAAAGGAGCAGGGGATATAAGCTTGTGGATAATGCCACTCCCTGCAACCCGAAATATCGGGAAGCCATAATAAAGAAGTACACCTCTTGCAGAAGGTTGTATCGCATTTTCTGGCATACAGGTGGATAGATACCCTCTAAAGAACTTAAACAACGGAAACTCGGAACGAAATAACCTTCTTTGCGCTCCTGAATTTACTTCAGGTAGTCAATCAAGACAAACACTCTAGGAAACTAGGCAATAGGAAGTAAAGATGGAATAAGAAGCAAATGCCTAACCTGAAATGACAGGTAATGCTGAAAAAGAGATGGGGTAATGCCCAGGATACGCAGACGTATTCCGCAAATTGCTGATTAAAAAAGTTGTAAGTAAACAGTTAATATGACTAATTCTAATTCGTTAAAGAATATAGAGGTATGGGAGAAAATCGATTGGCTTAAGGTCGAACGATATGTCTACAAGCTGCAAAAACAAATTTTTAAAGCTTCAAGTCATGGCGATAAAAAGAAAGTTCGTCAGCTTCAGAAAACATTGATAAGGTTTTGGTACAACAGGCTCTTAGCTGTACGAAGGGTATCCCAGGATAATCGCGGAAAGAAGACGGCAGGGGTAGACGGAATTAAATCCCTAACACCAGTTGCTAGAATCAGACTCGCCAAACAACTCATCATAAGAGGAACTAGTAAAGCTACTCTCAGAGTATGGATACCAAAACCTGGAAAAGATGAGAAAAGACCTCTTGGGATTCCAACAATGCACGACAGAGCCTTACAAGGTGTTGTCAAAAACGCCATCGAACCTGAATGGGAGGCGATTTTTGAGCCAAATTCCTATGGGTTTCGACCAGGACGAGCCTGTCATGATGCCATTACACTAATTAGATTTTCAATTGAAAAGAAGCCCAAGTATGTACTTGATGCGGATATTTCAAAGTGCTTTGACAAAATCGACCATGCTGCATTACTCAAAAAAATAGGGTACAAGGGTAAGGTCAGGCAACAAGTCAAAGCTTGGTTAGAATCAGGTGTAATTGACAATAAAACCTTCTTAGAAACAGAGGAAGGAACGCCCCAAGGTGGCGTAATTAGCCCTTTACTCGCAAACATAGCCTTGCACGGATTAGAAGAACATTTAAATGAATTTGCCAAGACCATTGATATGAAAAAACCTGATGGTCGTCATCAACAGGGGTGGCAGGATAAAGTGAAATCTCTCAACTTTATCAGATACGCAGATGATTTCGTCTTAATGCACAAGGATAAAAAAGTAATTCTAGAAGGAAAAGCAATTGTAGAAAAATGGTTATCAAAGATAGGATTGGAACTGAAACCCTCTAAAACCAGAATCGCTCACACACTTCTACCAGAAGAAAGCGAAGACGGTAAGGCTGGTTTTAACTTTCTTGGATTTCACATTCGTACTTTCAAAGTCGGATATCATTCAAGTATCAGGTTAAGTACTGGTAAAAGACCAGGAATCAGAACCCTTATCACTCCAACTAAGGAAGCCTACAAAAAACATCAGGAAAAGCTTAGAGAAACAATCAAGAATAAAAAGATTGAAGGACAAGCAGAATTAATAGGAAAACTCAACCCTATCATTAGGGGTTGGATGAACTACTATAAAACCTCTGATATTAGTACCGTAGGTGGACACTCTAATCAGGATAGTGACTTATATCATAAACTGAGAAGTTGGAGCAGGAGAAGATGTAAAGCGAATTGGAAAAGAGCCTACACAAAGTATTGGAATCACGTGAGTATTAGAGGAAAAATAGTCAGTCGCTTCTCAACCAAAGGAGTTAAAGGCGGACTATACCTTACTAAACACACCGATACACCTTGTAGCACCAAATACGTGAAAGTAAAAGGTAAAGCAAGCCCTTATGATGGAAACCTCATATACTGGGCAACCAGAATGGGTAGACATCCAGAAATGGACAGCCTAAAAGCTAGTTTATTGAAAAAACAAAAAGGGAAATGCGCCAGATGCGGACTATATATCCGCAATGGTGATATACAAGAAACCGACCACATAATAGCTAAAAAGCTAAATGGAAAGAATGTATATTCAAACTATCAATTACTTCACGGACATTGCCATGATGAAAAAACTGCATCTGATATCAAATTAATCAATGCAGCTAAAAAGCCTGTAAAAGACAAATAGCAGCACTTTTGAGTAGCCGTGTAAAGCGAAAGTTTTACGCACGGTTTCGGACGAGAGGGGAGAGATGGTAACATCCTCCTCGACTCTTCTATAGGTTACTCAACCAATCATTTAGTTTTTGTCCATCTAGTTCTCCAGATTCGACTATGGCAAAAGATTTTACTGTCTCGTCGTGTTCGTGGGCATCTTCGTTTAAAAATTCGGGGTCGATTTCTAAAGCGCGTTCTAAATCGAATGCTTGTACTCCTAACAACGCATCCATCGATAATTCAGAATTTTGAGTGGGATAAATTTTTGCCATCCCATTCATGGCTTTTATTTTGCTTTCTAATTCTGTCAATTCTTCAGGACTAACGAGATCGGTTTTATTGAGGAGAATTACATCGGCAAAAGCAATTTGTTCCTGTGCCTCATCTGCATCCCAATGTTGCTGAATATGTTTGGCATCGACGACGGTAACAACTGCATCTAAAGCAATCTTGTCTTTCATATCTTCATCGACAAAGAAAGTTTGAATAACGGGGGCGGGATCGGCTAAACCAGTGGTTTCGATTACTAGATGATCGAATTGATGACGACGCTTCATTAAATTGCCGATAATCCGAATCAAGTCACCACGCACCGTACAGCAAATACAGCCGTTATTCATCTCAAAGATTTCTTCATCGGCATCAATTATCAGTTGGTTATCAATTCCCACTTCCC
This DNA window, taken from Pleurocapsa sp. FMAR1, encodes the following:
- the ltrA gene encoding group II intron reverse transcriptase/maturase is translated as MTNSNSLKNIEVWEKIDWLKVERYVYKLQKQIFKASSHGDKKKVRQLQKTLIRFWYNRLLAVRRVSQDNRGKKTAGVDGIKSLTPVARIRLAKQLIIRGTSKATLRVWIPKPGKDEKRPLGIPTMHDRALQGVVKNAIEPEWEAIFEPNSYGFRPGRACHDAITLIRFSIEKKPKYVLDADISKCFDKIDHAALLKKIGYKGKVRQQVKAWLESGVIDNKTFLETEEGTPQGGVISPLLANIALHGLEEHLNEFAKTIDMKKPDGRHQQGWQDKVKSLNFIRYADDFVLMHKDKKVILEGKAIVEKWLSKIGLELKPSKTRIAHTLLPEESEDGKAGFNFLGFHIRTFKVGYHSSIRLSTGKRPGIRTLITPTKEAYKKHQEKLRETIKNKKIEGQAELIGKLNPIIRGWMNYYKTSDISTVGGHSNQDSDLYHKLRSWSRRRCKANWKRAYTKYWNHVSIRGKIVSRFSTKGVKGGLYLTKHTDTPCSTKYVKVKGKASPYDGNLIYWATRMGRHPEMDSLKASLLKKQKGKCARCGLYIRNGDIQETDHIIAKKLNGKNVYSNYQLLHGHCHDEKTASDIKLINAAKKPVKDK